One Carcharodon carcharias isolate sCarCar2 chromosome 22, sCarCar2.pri, whole genome shotgun sequence genomic window, tcagcaccttcaggagaggagggggacctgtaccccagtgagagtcagcaccttcaggagaggagggggaccctgtaccccagtgagagcaccttcaggagagaagggggaccctgtaccccagtgagagtcagcaccttcaggagaggaggggaacctgtaccccagtgagagtcagcaccttcaggagaggagggggacctgtaccccagtgagagcaccttcaggagaggaggggacctgtaccccagtgagagtcagcaccttcaggagaggagggggacctgtaccccagtgagagcaccttcaggagaggagggggacctgtaccccagtgagagtcagcaccttcaggagaggaggggacctgtaccccagtgagagtcagcaccttcaggagaggagggggacctgtaccccagtgagagtcagcaccttcaggagaggaggatcTTTCTGTTGATTTTTAAGAAACTTGAAGCGGTATTTAAGAAACAGGAGAAACTTTGCTTTTAAAAGTgatattgtttatttttaaattaatttgccAGAAATGGTAGTTCTAACTGAGGAGTAATTCACAAAACATTTGAAAATTGCCATGATAACATGCACTGAGTCTCCAAAGACAACAGCATTGATAACAGACTCTGTCACACAGTTTAGAATCTGAACAGGATCTCTGTCGTTTGGTTACTCTGGGTCTGTTCTGTTCACTTTGAGGGTAGCTGCCTGTTCACTCCTGATATCCAATTCTCCTCTCATTCTCATGTTGTCCAAAGCAGCCACAATCCACCCCAGCCTGATCTGACAGTGAACAAATCCTGCCATGGTTCTGAATATCAATGGAAGTCCCTCTGCCCATTACCCTCTCCCATTGCTCCCCTTGCCCACTGACATCCCTACCCCTGCCTCTCCTTCCTCACGctgcttcccctcccccaccctgtgtGTACCTATAATAaaaattatataaataaaaataatcagATAATTacctgtattccagtgagagtcaaggGAGAggcgatgggagagagggagagaagtgatgggggaaggggaaggtgacagggtgaaatgtaatgaggaagggggagaggtgatgggggagggggaggtgtgatgcgggagggggagaggtgaggtggaggggggaggtgatggggagggggaggtgtgatgcgggagggggaggtgtgatgcgggagggggaggtgtgatgcgggagggggaggtgtgatgcgggagggggaggtgtgatggggagggggagaggtgatgggggagggggagaggtgaggtggaggggggaggtgagggggagggggacaggtgatggggagggggagaggtgatggggagggggaggtgtgatgcgggagggggaggtgtgatggggagggggagaggtgatgggggagggggagaggtgatggggagggggagaggtgatgggggagggggagaggtgatggggagggggaggtgtgatgcgggagggggagaggtgatggtggagggggagaggtgatggtggagggggagaggtgatggggagggggaggtgtgatgggggagggggagaggtgatgggggagggggaggtgtgatgggggagggggaggtgtgatggggagggggaggtgtgatgcgggagggggagaggtgatggtggagggggagaggtgatggtggagggggagaggtgatggggagggggaggtgtgatgggggagggggagaggtgatgggggagggggaggtgtgatgggggagggggaggtgtgatggggagggggagaggtgatgggggagggggagaggtgatggggagggggagaggtgatgggggagggggagaggtgatgggggagggggaggtgtgatgggggagggggagaggtgatgggggagggggaggtgtgatgcgggagggggagaggtgatgggggagggggagaggtgatggggagggggagaggtgatgggggagggggagaggtgatggggagggggagaggtgatgggggagggggaggtgtgatgtgggagggggagaggtgatgggggagggggagaggtgatggggagggggagaggtgatgggggagggggaggtgtgatggggagggggagaggtgatgggggagggggaggtgtgatggggagggggagaggtgatgggggagggggaggtgtgatgggggagggggagaggtgatgggggagggggagaggtgatgtgggagggggagaggtgatgggggaggggggagaggtgatggggagggggagaggtgatgggggagggggaggtgtgatggggagggggagaggtgatgggggagggggaggtgtgatgggggagggggaggtgtgatgcgggagggggagaggtgatgggggagggggagaggtgatggggagggggagaggtgatgggggagggggaggtgtgatggggagggggagaggtgatggtggagggggagaggtgatgtgggagggggagaggtgatgggggagggggagaggtgatgggggagggggaggtgtgatggggagggggagaggtgatgggggagggggaggtgtgatggggagggggaggtgtgatgggggagggggagaggtgatgggggagggggaggtgtgatgcgggagggggaggtgtgatggggagggggaggtgtgatgcgggagggggagaggtgatgggggagggggagaggtgatgggggaggggaggtgtgatgggggagggggaggtgtgatgggggagggggagaggtgatgggggagggggaggtgtgatgggggaggggaggtgtgatgggggagggggaggtgtgatgggggagggggaggtgtgatgggggagggggaggtgtgatggggagggggaggtgtgatggggagggggaggtgtgatgggggagggggaggtgtgatggggagggggagaggtgatgcgggagggggagaggtgatgggggagggggaggtgtgatgggggagggggaggtgtgatgggggagggggagaggtgatgggggagggggaggtgtgatggggagggggaggtgtgatgggggagggggaggtgtgatgcgggagggggaggtgtgatgggggagggggaggtgtgatggggagggggaggtgtgatgcgggagggggagaggtgatgggggagggggaggtgtgatgggggagggggagaggtgatggggagggggagaggtgatgggggagggggaggtgtgatgggggagggggaggtgtgatgggggagggggagaggtgatgggggagggggaggtgtgatgggggagggggaggtgtgatgggggagggggagaggtgatgggggagggggagaggtgatgggggagggggagaggtgatgggggagggggaggtgtgatgggggagggggaggtgtgatgggggagggggaggtgtgatggggagggagaggtgatgggggagggggaggtgtgatggggagggggagaggtgatgggggagggggagaggtgatgggggagggggagaggtgatgggggagggggagaggtgatggggagggggagaggtgatgcgggagggggaggtgtgatggggagggggagaggtgatgggggagggggaggtgtgatgcgggagggggaggtgtgatgcgggagggggaggtgtgatgcgggagggggaggtgtgatgggggagggggaggtgtgatgggggagggggaggtgtgatgcgggagggggagaggtgatgcgggagggggagaggtgatgggggagggggaggtgtgatgggggagggggagaggtgatgcgggagggggagaggtgatgggggagggggaggtgtgatgggggagggagaggtgatgggggagggggaggtgtgatgcgggagggggagaggtgatgggggagggggaggtgtgatggggagggggaggtgtgatggggagggggaggtgtgatggggagggggagaggtgatgggggagggggagaggtgatgggggagggggagaggtgatgggggagggggagaggtgatgggggagggggaggtgtgatgcgggagggggaggtgtgatggggagggggaggtgtgatgggggagggggagaggtgatgggggagggggagaggtgatggggagggggaggtgtgatgggggagggggagaggtgatgggggagggggaggtgtgatggggagggggagaggtgatgtgggagggggaggtgtgatgggggagggggaggtgtgatggggagggggaggtgtgatggggagggggaggtgtgatggggagggggagaggtgatgcgggagggggaggtgtgatgggggagggggagaggtgatggggagggggaggtgcgatgcgggagggggaggtgtgatggggagggggaggtgtgatgggggagggggaggtgtgatgcgggagggggaggtgtgatgcgggagggggaggtgtgatgggggaggggaggtgtgatggggagggggaggtgtgatggggagggggaggtgtgatgcgggagggggaggtgtgatggggagggggaggtgtgatgggggagggggaggtgtgatgcgggagggggagaggtgatgcgggagggggagaggtgatgcgggagggggagaggtgatgcgggagggggaggtgtgatggggagggggagaggtgatgatggtggagggggaggtgtgatggggagggggagaggtgatggtggagggggagaggtgatgggggagggggaggtgtgatggggagggggagaggtgatggtggagggggagaggtgatgggggagggggaggtgtgatggggagggggagaggtgatgggggagggggaggtgtgatgggggagggggaggtgtgatggggagggggaggtgtgatgggggagggggaggtgtgatggggagggggagaggtgatggtggagggggagaggtgatgggggagggggaggtgtgatggggagggggagaggtgatgggggagggggaggtgtgatgggggagggggaggtgtgatgggggagggggaggtgtgatggggagggggagaggtgatgggggagggggaggtgtgatggggagggggagaggtgatggtggagggggagaggtgatggtggagggggagaggtgatgggggagggggaggtgtgatggggagggggagaggtgatggtggagggggagaggtgatgggggagggggaggtgtgatgtgggagggggagaggtgatggggagggggagaggtgatggtggagggggagaggtgatgggggagggggaggtgtgatggggagggggagaggtgatgggggagggggaggtgtgatgggggagggggaggtgtgatgggggagggggagaggtgatggggagggggagaggtgatggggagggggaggtgtgatgggggagggggaggtgtgatggggagggggaggtgtgatggggagggggagaggtgatgggggagggggaggtgtgatggggagggggagaggtgatggtggagggggagaggtgatggtggagggggagaggtgatgggggagggggaggtgtgatggggagggggagaggtgatggtggagggggagaggtgatgggggagggggaggtgtgatgtgggagggggagaggtgatggggagggggagaggtgatggtggagggggagaggtgatgggggagggggaggtgtgatggggagggggagaggtgatgggggagggggaggtgtgatgcgggagggggagaggtgatgggggagggggagaggtgatgggggagggggaggtgtgatggggagggggagaggtgatggtggagggggagaggtgatgggggagggggaggtgtgatgcgggagggggagaggtgatggggagggggagaggtgatgggggagggggaggtgtgatggggagggggagaggtgatggtggagggggagaggtgatgggggagggggaggtgtgatgtgggagggggagaggtgatggggagggggagaggtgatggtggagggggagaggtgatgggggagggggaggtgacaATGTAGAAAGAGAGTTAACACAGGAAGGGGAGAATGTAACAGGAATCTTTACATCTTCCATGAAGTTGTCTCCTCACCAGGATAAACAACCCCAGGCTCCAagcctgtctgtctgcccctggggTGAGTATGTGCGGACAGTATCCCTCTAACTGTACACTCTAGGCTAGACATTCACAGTCACTGCTGCTGCTCCGCTCTGTCCCGTGGGTCTCAATGAGCTCAGTTCATGTCTCACACTTTTTAAACTATTTTGGTGATTTCTAGTTTGCTGCAATGGTTCCAGTCATGAAACCTCTTGGTCTAAAAGGAGGGAAAGTCTGGTCTTGGGGTGAGCTTGGTCCCATTTCACTGTCAAATGAATCTTCCAGAGGGCATCTTGCTTCTGGGAGCCCTGTTCAAAGGGGGAACTTCACTGATGGTAATTCTCTCTTTATTCAATGAGGCTGttcttccctccctccatccctcaccccctccctccatccctcaccccctccctccatcctttgCTCCCTCCATTCCTCGCTCCATTCTGCCATTCcttgctcactccctccctcttgagAGGAACTCAGTGTTTCAGCTCTGGATGATCCCCTGTGTTTATCATTGGTGCAGAACGTAGAGTGGTGCAGGTGGGGGAATGATGATTTTATACTGATGAAtattgtttgggattgtgaggaATTATTGTCAGTTTTGATGGAGTATTCCTGTCAGCTCTCTGAAATTCCCTGTCACCAGATCTTCATGGATTGTTAGTTATTCGTTTCCAGTGATTTCCAGCTGAATACAACGTGTGATACAAAAATCCTTTTAGACTCTGGGTGGTGATTGGCTGGTGCCCCAACCTCCACTCCTGCCAATCGAGCTGAGTTTAGGAGGTTTTAAGCTTTCCTTTCCCTTGTTCGGTGTCAGTCTTTGTATCTCCCTCAGCCTGCCCCTCCCCTGCCGTGACTCTCGGAGCCATTTCCTTGTCATCCCCCTGCCTAATGATCAGCAGCCGGCAGGTGAGTACTATCCCAAAGACCAGAGCGTGGGCGTAGCGTTTGAGTGGGTCACCCACCAGCTGGTGGAAGAAAAGCACAGCCAACatcaccaggagcagtgtgaagttgGCCACGTCCTTGGGCCTCCCAGGTACCAGTGTCATCACAATGCCACATACCAGCTCCAATGTGCCAATCAGCTTTCGCAGAAGGACTGACGTGATGCCCATTTTCTTTAACACTGGCAGAGCCTTGGCATATTCCTTATATGCTCTTTTCTGCAATTAAAATGATTGGAAAAACACGGCATTAGTTGTTCGTTAAAAGCTCAGTGTAGTTTCAAGGGAGGTTTTGCAGAACTttacagcccagaaggaggctattcagctcatCATGCTCGTGCTGGCTCTTGGAAAGAGTGATCCGATtaacctcactctctccccacagtccTGCAATTGTTTTCTGTTTGAAATCATTTCCAATTCGCTTTGGacagttactactgaatctgcttccacccccaTTCAGGCACtgcgttccagatcacaacaactcactgtaaaaaaattctcctcatctggtTCTTTTGCCCCAAACCAttctgagtgtgtgatggaggatcCACCCATTCAAGGCCAGCTTGGAATTGTCATTCTGTGTAGAGCCTGCACCGTGAGACAGCGTGATCAGATGTTTAGTGGgtttagcactgagggagtagGAGGTGAGACTCATGGACAAGATAGGCTGAGAGAGGGCATACGGGGAAATACAAGAGAACCTAGAGAAAGACATGAGATCAGACCGAGgacggtggttggtggggggggtgagatcTATGACCTGATGGGCTGGCGGAAGAGGGGATGTGGCAGAGGTAGCTGATTGGGTTAACTCAATCTTAGTAACAAAGATATCCatgagtggttcaagaaggcagctctcatcatcactttctcaagggcaattagggatggggaacaaatattggcctatccagcgacacccacatcatgTGAAAGAGGTTAGTCAATATTAATGTACTGTTTATTGGTATTATTAATGTTTTCTTTCCACAggttttaccctctctctctttcaaattaGTCATTGTCATCCCTCTCTAAAAATAACTCACTCTTGACCACTccttccttgcaaactaccatctcTAAccctcctttcctctccaaagtccttgaacatgtcacctcccaaatccattccccATCTTTCTAAGAACTCCGTGTGTGAATTCCTCCAATCTCgtcactgcccctgtactgaaacagctcttcTCAAAGTCACAATCCGATGTGAGTGTGACAAAGGTAAACGTTCCTTCCTCGTCCTTCTCAACCCATCTGCAGACTTTGACACAGTtggccacaccatcctcctccaacaccgcTCCACTGCCAtctcctggttccattcttatctatctaattgcaGCCAGactcacttgcaatggcttctattcctgctcccacaccgttACCTCCGGTGTCCTTCAAGGATCTATCCTcgttcctcctatttctcatctgcatgctgcctcttggtgacatcatccgaaggcacagcatcagtttccacatgtactcTGATGATAATCAATTCTACCTCACCGCCACCTCTCAACTCCCCCTttattgctaaattatcagactgcttatccaacatccagtagtGGCTGGGCAAAAATTTCCTCCACTTAAATATTGGGTTGGCTGGAACTGTTGTTTTCTGTCTTCATTCTCGAGcccctgattctatccctctccctggcaactcaCTGAGGCTAAACCAGACCGTTTGTGACCTCGATGTTATTTTGactccaagatgagcttctgatcacaTATTTGTGCTATCACTAAGATAACGTCAGCCAACCCCTCCCcagcctcagctcatttgctgagACCCTCATCCATacatttgttacctctagactcgcccattccaatgcactcttggctgctctcccacattcaacACTCTATAAAATTGAGGTAatataaaactctgctgcccttgtcttaagTTGTGCCAAGTCCCATTCCCTGATCACacctgtgcttactgacctacattgactcccaattaagcaatgcctcaattctaAAATTctgttccttgttttcaaatccgccacagtctcacccctccctatctctggaatcttctccagccccacaaccctccgagatatcagCGCTCCTCGAATTCTGCACTCttgtgcatctctgattttaatgaTTCCCTTCATTTGccagggccctaagctctggaattccctccctaaacgtcCTTGTCTCTCCACCTTGCTTTGTCCCTTTAAGTTGGTCATTAAAACCTAATTCTTTGACGAAACtgttggtcatctgatctaacaGCCTCAGTGTAAAATTAAACTTTACAATTCTCCTCTGAAGCACCAATTAGGAGATTTTATTATATTTAAGAAGCTGTATTAATACGAGATGTTATTAGTGTATGTATTTTTTGTGATTTGAGTGTTCATTGTGTGTTCCCTGCCTATTTGAAATGAATAGATCTTTTTGAAAAATATCCAGACTCATTACGAGACGCTGGTGAGTGACAGGCTCAGGTTGTGCTGTTTTGCTGTATTACAAGAAGTGCTGGCTGCAAACCGATTGTTCCAGGCCCTGTGTCTAATTcagatgctgatgttgtgtgtgtattgatgctgatgttgtgtgtgtgttgatgctgatgttgtgtgcgtgttgatgctgatgttgtgtgcgtgttgatgctgatgtgtgtgttgatgctgatgttgtatgtgtattgatgctgatgttgtgtgtgtgttgatgctgatgttgtgtgtgtgttgatgctgatgttgtgggtgtgttgatgctgatgttgtgtgtgtgttgatgctgatgttgtgtgtgtgttgatgctgatgttgtgtgtgtgttgatgctgatgttgtgtgtgtgttgatgctgatgtgtgtgcgttgatgctgatgttgtgtgtgttgatgctgatgtgtgcgtgttgatgctgatgttgtgcgtgtgttgatgctgatgttgtgtgtgtgttgatgctgatgttgtgtgtgtgttgatgctgatgttgtgtgtgtgttgatgctgatgtgtgtgcgttgatgctgatgttgtgtgtgtgttgatgctgatgttgtgtgtgtgttgatgctgatgttgtgtgtgtgttgatgctgatgttgtgtgtgtgttgatgctgatgtgtgtgcgttgatgctg contains:
- the tmem35 gene encoding transmembrane protein 35A; the protein is MEPGDGSGAVLEEDGVANCVKVCRWVEKDEEGTFTFVTLTSDCDFEKSCFSTGAKRAYKEYAKALPVLKKMGITSVLLRKLIGTLELVCGIVMTLVPGRPKDVANFTLLLVMLAVLFFHQLVGDPLKRYAHALVFGIVLTCRLLIIRQGDDKEMAPRVTAGEGQAEGDTKTDTEQGKGKLKTS